In Alicyclobacillus macrosporangiidus CPP55, a single window of DNA contains:
- a CDS encoding nucleotidyltransferase domain-containing protein, whose protein sequence is MTVVHSEQLDSVADVMDKFQYPWLIGGGWAIDLALGKVTREHEDVDICVFREHTQAVLDHFSDWDVKVAVPGEHRLEVCRHVQDTLPPRFGLHIRKGHQFIEVLLTDKTADEVTVIFRRDPSIRMPLSEFVRVDNRGRKYVAREWQLLFKSKEGRDKDHRDFQTYAPHCTESQRYWLLSALKKHNPRSEWISLLEGY, encoded by the coding sequence CAATACCCCTGGCTAATTGGTGGTGGTTGGGCTATTGATCTTGCATTGGGTAAGGTTACTCGCGAACATGAGGATGTAGATATCTGCGTATTCAGGGAACATACACAGGCTGTACTAGACCATTTCTCGGACTGGGATGTCAAGGTTGCGGTCCCTGGCGAACACCGTCTTGAAGTGTGCAGACATGTTCAGGATACATTACCACCCCGATTTGGATTGCACATACGCAAAGGTCATCAATTCATCGAAGTTCTCTTGACCGATAAGACTGCCGACGAGGTGACAGTGATATTCCGCAGAGACCCATCTATCCGTATGCCTTTAAGTGAATTCGTTAGAGTGGATAACCGTGGACGTAAATATGTTGCTCGAGAGTGGCAATTGTTGTTTAAATCGAAAGAAGGCAGGGACAAAGATCATCGCGACTTTCAAACTTACGCTCCTCATTGTACCGAGTCTCAACGATATTGGCTCCTATCGGCGTTAAAAAAACATAATCCACGGTCCGAGTGGATTTCACTGTTGGAAGGGTATTGA
- a CDS encoding GrpB family protein, with protein MGSNVTVVAYNPSWAQMFKRIRDSIIPVLGYILVTVEHVGSTSVPGLAAKPIIDLDAVVYTQSDVQTAIQRLATIGYVHEGDLGITGREAFIPPDGTPCHHLYVCTADNPEYKRHIIFRDYLRSHPQDAKRYGDLKMELAQRFTNNRAAYTNGKNDFVKEILKRAGLE; from the coding sequence GTGGGTTCCAATGTAACAGTCGTTGCGTACAATCCCAGTTGGGCACAGATGTTTAAACGGATACGCGATTCCATTATTCCAGTTTTAGGCTATATCCTTGTCACTGTAGAACACGTCGGGAGTACATCGGTTCCGGGTCTGGCGGCAAAGCCGATTATTGACTTAGATGCCGTAGTGTACACCCAATCTGATGTTCAGACAGCGATCCAACGGCTCGCTACCATTGGCTACGTTCACGAAGGCGATTTAGGAATTACTGGGCGAGAGGCGTTTATTCCTCCCGATGGCACACCTTGTCATCACCTGTACGTGTGCACCGCAGATAACCCCGAGTATAAGCGTCATATCATATTTCGGGATTATTTACGAAGTCATCCGCAGGACGCCAAAAGGTACGGTGATTTGAAGATGGAACTCGCACAACGATTCACTAATAATCGTGCGGCATATACAAATGGCAAGAACGACTTTGTGAAAGAGATCCTGAAACGTGCCGGTTTGGAATGA